The following are from one region of the Cynocephalus volans isolate mCynVol1 chromosome 17, mCynVol1.pri, whole genome shotgun sequence genome:
- the GRIN1 gene encoding glutamate receptor ionotropic, NMDA 1 isoform X2, producing MSTMHLLTLALLVSCSFARAACDPKIVNIGAVLSTRKHEQMFREAVSQANKRHGSWKIQLNATSVTHKPNAIQMALSVCEDLISSQVYAILVSHPPTPNDHFTPTPVSYTAGFYRIPVLGLTTRMSIYSDKSIHLSFLRTVPPYSHQSSVWFEMMRVYSWNHVILLVSDDHEGRAAQKRLETLLEERESKSKKRNYENLDQLSYDNKRGPKAEKVLQFDPGTKNVTALLMEARELEARVIILSASEDDAATVYRAAAMLNMTGSGYVWLVGEREISGNALRYAPDGIIGLQLINGKNESAHISDAVGVVAQAVHELLEKENITDPPRGCVGNTNIWKTGPLFKRVLMSSKYADGVTGRVEFNEDGDRKFANYSIMNLQNRKLVQVGIYNGTHVIPNDRKIIWPGGETEKPRGYQMSTRLKIVTIHQEPFVYVKPTLSDGTCKEEFTVNGDPVKKVICTGPNDTSPGSPRHTVPQCCYGFCIDLLIKLARTMNFTYEVHLVADGKFGTQERVNNSNKKEWNGMMGELLSGQADMIVAPLTINNERAQYIEFSKPFKYQGLTILVKKEIPRSTLDSFMQPFQSTLWLLVGLSVHVVAVMLYLLDRFSPFGRFKVNSEEEEEDALTLSSAMWFSWGVLLNSGIGEGAPRSFSARILGMVWAGFAMIIVASYTANLAAFLVLDRPEERITGINDPRLRNPSDKFIYATVKQSSVDIYFRRQVELSTMYRHMEKHNYESAAEAIQAVRDNKLHAFIWDSAVLEFEASQKCDLVTTGELFFRSGFGIGMRKDSPWKQNVSLSILKSHENGFMEDLDKTWVRYQECDSRSNAPATLTFENMAGVFMLVAGGIVAGIFLIFIEIAYKRHKDARRKQMQLAFAAVNVWRKNLQDRKSGRAEPDPKKKATFRAITSTLASSFKRRRSSKDTQYHPTDITGPLNLSDPSVSTVV from the exons ATGAGCACCATGCACCTGCTGACGCTCGCCCTGCTCGTCTCCTGCTCCTTCGCCCGCGCCGCCTGCGACCCCAAGATCGTCAACATCGGCGCGGTGCTGAGCACGCGCAAGCACGAGCAGATGTTCCGCGAGGCCGTGAGCCAGGCCAACAAGCGGCACGGCTCCTGGAAGATCCAGCTCAACGCCACGTCTGTCACCCACAAGCCCAACGCCATCCAGATGGCCCTGTCGGTGTGCGAGGACCTCATCTCCAGCCAG GTCTACGCCATCCTAGTTAGCCATCCACCTACCCCCAACGACCACTTCACTCCTACCCCCGTCTCCTACACAGCCGGCTTCTACCGCATTCCCGTCCTGGGGCTGACCACCCGCATGTCCATCTACTCAGACAAG AGCATCCATCTGAGCTTCCTGCGCACCGTGCCGCCCTACTCCCACCAGTCGAGCGTCTGGTTCGAGATGATGCGCGTCTACAGCTGGAACCACGTCATCCTGCTGGTGAGCGACGACCACGAAGGCCGGGCGGCGCAGAAGCGCCTGGAGACGCTGCTGGAGGAGCGAGAGTCCAAG AGTAAAAAAAGGAACTATGAAAACCTCGACCAACTGTCCTATGACAACAAGCGCGGACCCAAG GCTGAGAAGGTGCTGCAGTTCGACCCAGGAACCAAGAATGTGACGGCCCTGCTGATGGAGGCGCGAGAACTGGAGGCCCGGGTCATCATCCTCTCTGCTAG CGAGGACGATGCGGCCACTGTGTACCGCGCAGCCGCGATGCTGAACATGACGGGCTCGGGGTACGTGTGGCTGGTGGGGGAGCGCGAGATCTCGGGGAACGCCCTGCGCTACGCCCCGGACG GCATCATCGGGCTGCAGCTCATCAACGGCAAGAACGAGTCCGCCCACATCAGCGACGCCGTGGGCGTGGTGGCCCAGGCCGTGCACGAGCTCCTGGAGAAGGAGAACATCACAGACCCGCCGCGGGGCTGCGTGGGCAACACCAACATCTGGAAGACGGGGCCGCTCTTCAAGAG GGTGCTGATGTCTTCCAAGTACGCAGACGGGGTGACCGGTCGCGTGGAGTTCAACGAGGATGGAGACCGGAAGTTTGCCAACTACAGCATCATGAACCTACAGAACCGCAAGCTGGTGCAAGTCGGCATCTACAACGGTACCCAT GTCATCCCTAATGACAGGAAGATCATCTGGCCAGGTGGAGAAACAGAGAAGCCTCGAGGGTACCAGATGTCCACCAGATTAAAG ATCGTGACAATCCACCAGGAGCCCTTCGTGTACGTCAAGCCCACGCTGAGCGACGGGACGTGCAAGGAAGAGTTCACGGTCAATGGCGACCCCGTCAAGAAGGTGATCTGCACTGGGCCCAACGACACGTCGCCGGGGAGCC CGCGCCACACAGTACCTCAGTGCTGCTACGGTTTCTGCATCGACTTGCTTATCAAGCTGGCGCGGACCATGAACTTCACCTATGAGGTGCACCTGGTGGCCGACGGCAAGTTCGGCACGCAGGAGCGG GTGAACAACAGCAACAAGAAGGAGTGGAACGGGATGATGGGCGAGCTGCTCAGCGGGCAGGCGGACATGATCGTGGCGCCGCTGACCATCAACAACGAGCGCGCGCAGTACATCGAGTTCTCCAAGCCCTTCAAGTACCAGGGCCTGACCATCCTGGTCAAGAAG GAGATCCCGCGGAGCACTCTGGACTCGTTCATGCAGCCCTTCCAGAGCACGCTGTGGCTGCTGGTGGGGCTGTCGGTGCACGTGGTGGCCGTGATGCTGTACCTGCTGGACCGCTTCAG CCCCTTCGGCCGGTTCAAGGTGAAcagcgaggaggaggaggaggacgcgCTGACCCTGTCCTCGGCCATGTGGTTCTCCTGGGGCGTCCTGCTCAACTCGGGCATCGGGGAAG GCGCCCCCCGAAGCTTCTCGGCCCGCATCCTGGGCATGGTGTGGGCCGGCTTCGCCATGATCATCGTGGCCTCCTACACCGCCAACCTGGCGGCCTTCCTGGTGCTAGACCGGCCCGAGGAGCGCATCACGGGCATCAACGACCCGCGG CTGCGGAACCCGTCGGACAAGTTCATCTACGCGACGGTGAAGCAGAGCTCGGTGGACATCTACTTCCGGCGGCAGGTGGAGCTCAGCACCATGTACCGGCACATGGAGAAGCACAACTACGAGAGCGCGGCCGAGGCCATCCAGGCCGTGCGGGACAA CAAGCTGCACGCCTTCATCTGGGACTCCGCGGTGCTGGAGTTTGAGGCCTCGCAGAAGTGCGACCTGGTGACCACGGGCGAGCTGTTCTTCCGCTCGGGCTTCGGCATCGGCATGCGCAAGGACAGCCCCTGGAAGCAGAACGtgtccctgtccatcctcaa GTCCCATGAGAATGGCTTCATGGAAGACCTGGACAAGACGTGGGTTCGGTATCAGGAGTGTGACTCACGCAGCAACGCTCCTGCGACCCTCACCTTCGAGAACATGGCAG GGGTCTTCATGCTGGTGGCTGGGGGCATCGTGGCTGGGATCTTCTTGATTTTCATCGAGATCGCCTACAAGCGGCACAAGGATGCTCGCAGGAAGCAGATGCAGCTGGCCTTTGCAGCGGTGAATGTGTGGAGGAAGAACCTGCAG GATAGAAAGAGTGGTAGAGCAGAGCCCGACCCTAAAAAGAAAGCCACATTTAGGGCTATCACCTCCACCCTGGCTTCCAGCTTCAAGAGACGTAGGTCCTCCAAAGACACG CAGTACCATCCCACTGATATCACGGGCCCGCTCAACCTCTCAGATCCCTCGGTCAGCACCGTGGTGTGA
- the GRIN1 gene encoding glutamate receptor ionotropic, NMDA 1 isoform X4: MSTMHLLTLALLVSCSFARAACDPKIVNIGAVLSTRKHEQMFREAVSQANKRHGSWKIQLNATSVTHKPNAIQMALSVCEDLISSQVYAILVSHPPTPNDHFTPTPVSYTAGFYRIPVLGLTTRMSIYSDKSIHLSFLRTVPPYSHQSSVWFEMMRVYSWNHVILLVSDDHEGRAAQKRLETLLEERESKSKKRNYENLDQLSYDNKRGPKAEKVLQFDPGTKNVTALLMEARELEARVIILSASEDDAATVYRAAAMLNMTGSGYVWLVGEREISGNALRYAPDGIIGLQLINGKNESAHISDAVGVVAQAVHELLEKENITDPPRGCVGNTNIWKTGPLFKRVLMSSKYADGVTGRVEFNEDGDRKFANYSIMNLQNRKLVQVGIYNGTHVIPNDRKIIWPGGETEKPRGYQMSTRLKIVTIHQEPFVYVKPTLSDGTCKEEFTVNGDPVKKVICTGPNDTSPGSPRHTVPQCCYGFCIDLLIKLARTMNFTYEVHLVADGKFGTQERVNNSNKKEWNGMMGELLSGQADMIVAPLTINNERAQYIEFSKPFKYQGLTILVKKEIPRSTLDSFMQPFQSTLWLLVGLSVHVVAVMLYLLDRFSPFGRFKVNSEEEEEDALTLSSAMWFSWGVLLNSGIGEGAPRSFSARILGMVWAGFAMIIVASYTANLAAFLVLDRPEERITGINDPRLRNPSDKFIYATVKQSSVDIYFRRQVELSTMYRHMEKHNYESAAEAIQAVRDNKLHAFIWDSAVLEFEASQKCDLVTTGELFFRSGFGIGMRKDSPWKQNVSLSILKSHENGFMEDLDKTWVRYQECDSRSNAPATLTFENMAGVFMLVAGGIVAGIFLIFIEIAYKRHKDARRKQMQLAFAAVNVWRKNLQQYHPTDITGPLNLSDPSVSTVV, translated from the exons ATGAGCACCATGCACCTGCTGACGCTCGCCCTGCTCGTCTCCTGCTCCTTCGCCCGCGCCGCCTGCGACCCCAAGATCGTCAACATCGGCGCGGTGCTGAGCACGCGCAAGCACGAGCAGATGTTCCGCGAGGCCGTGAGCCAGGCCAACAAGCGGCACGGCTCCTGGAAGATCCAGCTCAACGCCACGTCTGTCACCCACAAGCCCAACGCCATCCAGATGGCCCTGTCGGTGTGCGAGGACCTCATCTCCAGCCAG GTCTACGCCATCCTAGTTAGCCATCCACCTACCCCCAACGACCACTTCACTCCTACCCCCGTCTCCTACACAGCCGGCTTCTACCGCATTCCCGTCCTGGGGCTGACCACCCGCATGTCCATCTACTCAGACAAG AGCATCCATCTGAGCTTCCTGCGCACCGTGCCGCCCTACTCCCACCAGTCGAGCGTCTGGTTCGAGATGATGCGCGTCTACAGCTGGAACCACGTCATCCTGCTGGTGAGCGACGACCACGAAGGCCGGGCGGCGCAGAAGCGCCTGGAGACGCTGCTGGAGGAGCGAGAGTCCAAG AGTAAAAAAAGGAACTATGAAAACCTCGACCAACTGTCCTATGACAACAAGCGCGGACCCAAG GCTGAGAAGGTGCTGCAGTTCGACCCAGGAACCAAGAATGTGACGGCCCTGCTGATGGAGGCGCGAGAACTGGAGGCCCGGGTCATCATCCTCTCTGCTAG CGAGGACGATGCGGCCACTGTGTACCGCGCAGCCGCGATGCTGAACATGACGGGCTCGGGGTACGTGTGGCTGGTGGGGGAGCGCGAGATCTCGGGGAACGCCCTGCGCTACGCCCCGGACG GCATCATCGGGCTGCAGCTCATCAACGGCAAGAACGAGTCCGCCCACATCAGCGACGCCGTGGGCGTGGTGGCCCAGGCCGTGCACGAGCTCCTGGAGAAGGAGAACATCACAGACCCGCCGCGGGGCTGCGTGGGCAACACCAACATCTGGAAGACGGGGCCGCTCTTCAAGAG GGTGCTGATGTCTTCCAAGTACGCAGACGGGGTGACCGGTCGCGTGGAGTTCAACGAGGATGGAGACCGGAAGTTTGCCAACTACAGCATCATGAACCTACAGAACCGCAAGCTGGTGCAAGTCGGCATCTACAACGGTACCCAT GTCATCCCTAATGACAGGAAGATCATCTGGCCAGGTGGAGAAACAGAGAAGCCTCGAGGGTACCAGATGTCCACCAGATTAAAG ATCGTGACAATCCACCAGGAGCCCTTCGTGTACGTCAAGCCCACGCTGAGCGACGGGACGTGCAAGGAAGAGTTCACGGTCAATGGCGACCCCGTCAAGAAGGTGATCTGCACTGGGCCCAACGACACGTCGCCGGGGAGCC CGCGCCACACAGTACCTCAGTGCTGCTACGGTTTCTGCATCGACTTGCTTATCAAGCTGGCGCGGACCATGAACTTCACCTATGAGGTGCACCTGGTGGCCGACGGCAAGTTCGGCACGCAGGAGCGG GTGAACAACAGCAACAAGAAGGAGTGGAACGGGATGATGGGCGAGCTGCTCAGCGGGCAGGCGGACATGATCGTGGCGCCGCTGACCATCAACAACGAGCGCGCGCAGTACATCGAGTTCTCCAAGCCCTTCAAGTACCAGGGCCTGACCATCCTGGTCAAGAAG GAGATCCCGCGGAGCACTCTGGACTCGTTCATGCAGCCCTTCCAGAGCACGCTGTGGCTGCTGGTGGGGCTGTCGGTGCACGTGGTGGCCGTGATGCTGTACCTGCTGGACCGCTTCAG CCCCTTCGGCCGGTTCAAGGTGAAcagcgaggaggaggaggaggacgcgCTGACCCTGTCCTCGGCCATGTGGTTCTCCTGGGGCGTCCTGCTCAACTCGGGCATCGGGGAAG GCGCCCCCCGAAGCTTCTCGGCCCGCATCCTGGGCATGGTGTGGGCCGGCTTCGCCATGATCATCGTGGCCTCCTACACCGCCAACCTGGCGGCCTTCCTGGTGCTAGACCGGCCCGAGGAGCGCATCACGGGCATCAACGACCCGCGG CTGCGGAACCCGTCGGACAAGTTCATCTACGCGACGGTGAAGCAGAGCTCGGTGGACATCTACTTCCGGCGGCAGGTGGAGCTCAGCACCATGTACCGGCACATGGAGAAGCACAACTACGAGAGCGCGGCCGAGGCCATCCAGGCCGTGCGGGACAA CAAGCTGCACGCCTTCATCTGGGACTCCGCGGTGCTGGAGTTTGAGGCCTCGCAGAAGTGCGACCTGGTGACCACGGGCGAGCTGTTCTTCCGCTCGGGCTTCGGCATCGGCATGCGCAAGGACAGCCCCTGGAAGCAGAACGtgtccctgtccatcctcaa GTCCCATGAGAATGGCTTCATGGAAGACCTGGACAAGACGTGGGTTCGGTATCAGGAGTGTGACTCACGCAGCAACGCTCCTGCGACCCTCACCTTCGAGAACATGGCAG GGGTCTTCATGCTGGTGGCTGGGGGCATCGTGGCTGGGATCTTCTTGATTTTCATCGAGATCGCCTACAAGCGGCACAAGGATGCTCGCAGGAAGCAGATGCAGCTGGCCTTTGCAGCGGTGAATGTGTGGAGGAAGAACCTGCAG CAGTACCATCCCACTGATATCACGGGCCCGCTCAACCTCTCAGATCCCTCGGTCAGCACCGTGGTGTGA
- the GRIN1 gene encoding glutamate receptor ionotropic, NMDA 1 isoform X5 → MSTMHLLTLALLVSCSFARAACDPKIVNIGAVLSTRKHEQMFREAVSQANKRHGSWKIQLNATSVTHKPNAIQMALSVCEDLISSQVYAILVSHPPTPNDHFTPTPVSYTAGFYRIPVLGLTTRMSIYSDKSIHLSFLRTVPPYSHQSSVWFEMMRVYSWNHVILLVSDDHEGRAAQKRLETLLEERESKAEKVLQFDPGTKNVTALLMEARELEARVIILSASEDDAATVYRAAAMLNMTGSGYVWLVGEREISGNALRYAPDGIIGLQLINGKNESAHISDAVGVVAQAVHELLEKENITDPPRGCVGNTNIWKTGPLFKRVLMSSKYADGVTGRVEFNEDGDRKFANYSIMNLQNRKLVQVGIYNGTHVIPNDRKIIWPGGETEKPRGYQMSTRLKIVTIHQEPFVYVKPTLSDGTCKEEFTVNGDPVKKVICTGPNDTSPGSPRHTVPQCCYGFCIDLLIKLARTMNFTYEVHLVADGKFGTQERVNNSNKKEWNGMMGELLSGQADMIVAPLTINNERAQYIEFSKPFKYQGLTILVKKEIPRSTLDSFMQPFQSTLWLLVGLSVHVVAVMLYLLDRFSPFGRFKVNSEEEEEDALTLSSAMWFSWGVLLNSGIGEGAPRSFSARILGMVWAGFAMIIVASYTANLAAFLVLDRPEERITGINDPRLRNPSDKFIYATVKQSSVDIYFRRQVELSTMYRHMEKHNYESAAEAIQAVRDNKLHAFIWDSAVLEFEASQKCDLVTTGELFFRSGFGIGMRKDSPWKQNVSLSILKSHENGFMEDLDKTWVRYQECDSRSNAPATLTFENMAGVFMLVAGGIVAGIFLIFIEIAYKRHKDARRKQMQLAFAAVNVWRKNLQQYHPTDITGPLNLSDPSVSTVV, encoded by the exons ATGAGCACCATGCACCTGCTGACGCTCGCCCTGCTCGTCTCCTGCTCCTTCGCCCGCGCCGCCTGCGACCCCAAGATCGTCAACATCGGCGCGGTGCTGAGCACGCGCAAGCACGAGCAGATGTTCCGCGAGGCCGTGAGCCAGGCCAACAAGCGGCACGGCTCCTGGAAGATCCAGCTCAACGCCACGTCTGTCACCCACAAGCCCAACGCCATCCAGATGGCCCTGTCGGTGTGCGAGGACCTCATCTCCAGCCAG GTCTACGCCATCCTAGTTAGCCATCCACCTACCCCCAACGACCACTTCACTCCTACCCCCGTCTCCTACACAGCCGGCTTCTACCGCATTCCCGTCCTGGGGCTGACCACCCGCATGTCCATCTACTCAGACAAG AGCATCCATCTGAGCTTCCTGCGCACCGTGCCGCCCTACTCCCACCAGTCGAGCGTCTGGTTCGAGATGATGCGCGTCTACAGCTGGAACCACGTCATCCTGCTGGTGAGCGACGACCACGAAGGCCGGGCGGCGCAGAAGCGCCTGGAGACGCTGCTGGAGGAGCGAGAGTCCAAG GCTGAGAAGGTGCTGCAGTTCGACCCAGGAACCAAGAATGTGACGGCCCTGCTGATGGAGGCGCGAGAACTGGAGGCCCGGGTCATCATCCTCTCTGCTAG CGAGGACGATGCGGCCACTGTGTACCGCGCAGCCGCGATGCTGAACATGACGGGCTCGGGGTACGTGTGGCTGGTGGGGGAGCGCGAGATCTCGGGGAACGCCCTGCGCTACGCCCCGGACG GCATCATCGGGCTGCAGCTCATCAACGGCAAGAACGAGTCCGCCCACATCAGCGACGCCGTGGGCGTGGTGGCCCAGGCCGTGCACGAGCTCCTGGAGAAGGAGAACATCACAGACCCGCCGCGGGGCTGCGTGGGCAACACCAACATCTGGAAGACGGGGCCGCTCTTCAAGAG GGTGCTGATGTCTTCCAAGTACGCAGACGGGGTGACCGGTCGCGTGGAGTTCAACGAGGATGGAGACCGGAAGTTTGCCAACTACAGCATCATGAACCTACAGAACCGCAAGCTGGTGCAAGTCGGCATCTACAACGGTACCCAT GTCATCCCTAATGACAGGAAGATCATCTGGCCAGGTGGAGAAACAGAGAAGCCTCGAGGGTACCAGATGTCCACCAGATTAAAG ATCGTGACAATCCACCAGGAGCCCTTCGTGTACGTCAAGCCCACGCTGAGCGACGGGACGTGCAAGGAAGAGTTCACGGTCAATGGCGACCCCGTCAAGAAGGTGATCTGCACTGGGCCCAACGACACGTCGCCGGGGAGCC CGCGCCACACAGTACCTCAGTGCTGCTACGGTTTCTGCATCGACTTGCTTATCAAGCTGGCGCGGACCATGAACTTCACCTATGAGGTGCACCTGGTGGCCGACGGCAAGTTCGGCACGCAGGAGCGG GTGAACAACAGCAACAAGAAGGAGTGGAACGGGATGATGGGCGAGCTGCTCAGCGGGCAGGCGGACATGATCGTGGCGCCGCTGACCATCAACAACGAGCGCGCGCAGTACATCGAGTTCTCCAAGCCCTTCAAGTACCAGGGCCTGACCATCCTGGTCAAGAAG GAGATCCCGCGGAGCACTCTGGACTCGTTCATGCAGCCCTTCCAGAGCACGCTGTGGCTGCTGGTGGGGCTGTCGGTGCACGTGGTGGCCGTGATGCTGTACCTGCTGGACCGCTTCAG CCCCTTCGGCCGGTTCAAGGTGAAcagcgaggaggaggaggaggacgcgCTGACCCTGTCCTCGGCCATGTGGTTCTCCTGGGGCGTCCTGCTCAACTCGGGCATCGGGGAAG GCGCCCCCCGAAGCTTCTCGGCCCGCATCCTGGGCATGGTGTGGGCCGGCTTCGCCATGATCATCGTGGCCTCCTACACCGCCAACCTGGCGGCCTTCCTGGTGCTAGACCGGCCCGAGGAGCGCATCACGGGCATCAACGACCCGCGG CTGCGGAACCCGTCGGACAAGTTCATCTACGCGACGGTGAAGCAGAGCTCGGTGGACATCTACTTCCGGCGGCAGGTGGAGCTCAGCACCATGTACCGGCACATGGAGAAGCACAACTACGAGAGCGCGGCCGAGGCCATCCAGGCCGTGCGGGACAA CAAGCTGCACGCCTTCATCTGGGACTCCGCGGTGCTGGAGTTTGAGGCCTCGCAGAAGTGCGACCTGGTGACCACGGGCGAGCTGTTCTTCCGCTCGGGCTTCGGCATCGGCATGCGCAAGGACAGCCCCTGGAAGCAGAACGtgtccctgtccatcctcaa GTCCCATGAGAATGGCTTCATGGAAGACCTGGACAAGACGTGGGTTCGGTATCAGGAGTGTGACTCACGCAGCAACGCTCCTGCGACCCTCACCTTCGAGAACATGGCAG GGGTCTTCATGCTGGTGGCTGGGGGCATCGTGGCTGGGATCTTCTTGATTTTCATCGAGATCGCCTACAAGCGGCACAAGGATGCTCGCAGGAAGCAGATGCAGCTGGCCTTTGCAGCGGTGAATGTGTGGAGGAAGAACCTGCAG CAGTACCATCCCACTGATATCACGGGCCCGCTCAACCTCTCAGATCCCTCGGTCAGCACCGTGGTGTGA
- the GRIN1 gene encoding glutamate receptor ionotropic, NMDA 1 isoform X1 — translation MSTMHLLTLALLVSCSFARAACDPKIVNIGAVLSTRKHEQMFREAVSQANKRHGSWKIQLNATSVTHKPNAIQMALSVCEDLISSQVYAILVSHPPTPNDHFTPTPVSYTAGFYRIPVLGLTTRMSIYSDKSIHLSFLRTVPPYSHQSSVWFEMMRVYSWNHVILLVSDDHEGRAAQKRLETLLEERESKAEKVLQFDPGTKNVTALLMEARELEARVIILSASEDDAATVYRAAAMLNMTGSGYVWLVGEREISGNALRYAPDGIIGLQLINGKNESAHISDAVGVVAQAVHELLEKENITDPPRGCVGNTNIWKTGPLFKRVLMSSKYADGVTGRVEFNEDGDRKFANYSIMNLQNRKLVQVGIYNGTHVIPNDRKIIWPGGETEKPRGYQMSTRLKIVTIHQEPFVYVKPTLSDGTCKEEFTVNGDPVKKVICTGPNDTSPGSPRHTVPQCCYGFCIDLLIKLARTMNFTYEVHLVADGKFGTQERVNNSNKKEWNGMMGELLSGQADMIVAPLTINNERAQYIEFSKPFKYQGLTILVKKEIPRSTLDSFMQPFQSTLWLLVGLSVHVVAVMLYLLDRFSPFGRFKVNSEEEEEDALTLSSAMWFSWGVLLNSGIGEGAPRSFSARILGMVWAGFAMIIVASYTANLAAFLVLDRPEERITGINDPRLRNPSDKFIYATVKQSSVDIYFRRQVELSTMYRHMEKHNYESAAEAIQAVRDNKLHAFIWDSAVLEFEASQKCDLVTTGELFFRSGFGIGMRKDSPWKQNVSLSILKSHENGFMEDLDKTWVRYQECDSRSNAPATLTFENMAGVFMLVAGGIVAGIFLIFIEIAYKRHKDARRKQMQLAFAAVNVWRKNLQDRKSGRAEPDPKKKATFRAITSTLASSFKRRRSSKDTSTGGGRGALQNQKDTVLPRRAIEREEGQLQLCSRHRES, via the exons ATGAGCACCATGCACCTGCTGACGCTCGCCCTGCTCGTCTCCTGCTCCTTCGCCCGCGCCGCCTGCGACCCCAAGATCGTCAACATCGGCGCGGTGCTGAGCACGCGCAAGCACGAGCAGATGTTCCGCGAGGCCGTGAGCCAGGCCAACAAGCGGCACGGCTCCTGGAAGATCCAGCTCAACGCCACGTCTGTCACCCACAAGCCCAACGCCATCCAGATGGCCCTGTCGGTGTGCGAGGACCTCATCTCCAGCCAG GTCTACGCCATCCTAGTTAGCCATCCACCTACCCCCAACGACCACTTCACTCCTACCCCCGTCTCCTACACAGCCGGCTTCTACCGCATTCCCGTCCTGGGGCTGACCACCCGCATGTCCATCTACTCAGACAAG AGCATCCATCTGAGCTTCCTGCGCACCGTGCCGCCCTACTCCCACCAGTCGAGCGTCTGGTTCGAGATGATGCGCGTCTACAGCTGGAACCACGTCATCCTGCTGGTGAGCGACGACCACGAAGGCCGGGCGGCGCAGAAGCGCCTGGAGACGCTGCTGGAGGAGCGAGAGTCCAAG GCTGAGAAGGTGCTGCAGTTCGACCCAGGAACCAAGAATGTGACGGCCCTGCTGATGGAGGCGCGAGAACTGGAGGCCCGGGTCATCATCCTCTCTGCTAG CGAGGACGATGCGGCCACTGTGTACCGCGCAGCCGCGATGCTGAACATGACGGGCTCGGGGTACGTGTGGCTGGTGGGGGAGCGCGAGATCTCGGGGAACGCCCTGCGCTACGCCCCGGACG GCATCATCGGGCTGCAGCTCATCAACGGCAAGAACGAGTCCGCCCACATCAGCGACGCCGTGGGCGTGGTGGCCCAGGCCGTGCACGAGCTCCTGGAGAAGGAGAACATCACAGACCCGCCGCGGGGCTGCGTGGGCAACACCAACATCTGGAAGACGGGGCCGCTCTTCAAGAG GGTGCTGATGTCTTCCAAGTACGCAGACGGGGTGACCGGTCGCGTGGAGTTCAACGAGGATGGAGACCGGAAGTTTGCCAACTACAGCATCATGAACCTACAGAACCGCAAGCTGGTGCAAGTCGGCATCTACAACGGTACCCAT GTCATCCCTAATGACAGGAAGATCATCTGGCCAGGTGGAGAAACAGAGAAGCCTCGAGGGTACCAGATGTCCACCAGATTAAAG ATCGTGACAATCCACCAGGAGCCCTTCGTGTACGTCAAGCCCACGCTGAGCGACGGGACGTGCAAGGAAGAGTTCACGGTCAATGGCGACCCCGTCAAGAAGGTGATCTGCACTGGGCCCAACGACACGTCGCCGGGGAGCC CGCGCCACACAGTACCTCAGTGCTGCTACGGTTTCTGCATCGACTTGCTTATCAAGCTGGCGCGGACCATGAACTTCACCTATGAGGTGCACCTGGTGGCCGACGGCAAGTTCGGCACGCAGGAGCGG GTGAACAACAGCAACAAGAAGGAGTGGAACGGGATGATGGGCGAGCTGCTCAGCGGGCAGGCGGACATGATCGTGGCGCCGCTGACCATCAACAACGAGCGCGCGCAGTACATCGAGTTCTCCAAGCCCTTCAAGTACCAGGGCCTGACCATCCTGGTCAAGAAG GAGATCCCGCGGAGCACTCTGGACTCGTTCATGCAGCCCTTCCAGAGCACGCTGTGGCTGCTGGTGGGGCTGTCGGTGCACGTGGTGGCCGTGATGCTGTACCTGCTGGACCGCTTCAG CCCCTTCGGCCGGTTCAAGGTGAAcagcgaggaggaggaggaggacgcgCTGACCCTGTCCTCGGCCATGTGGTTCTCCTGGGGCGTCCTGCTCAACTCGGGCATCGGGGAAG GCGCCCCCCGAAGCTTCTCGGCCCGCATCCTGGGCATGGTGTGGGCCGGCTTCGCCATGATCATCGTGGCCTCCTACACCGCCAACCTGGCGGCCTTCCTGGTGCTAGACCGGCCCGAGGAGCGCATCACGGGCATCAACGACCCGCGG CTGCGGAACCCGTCGGACAAGTTCATCTACGCGACGGTGAAGCAGAGCTCGGTGGACATCTACTTCCGGCGGCAGGTGGAGCTCAGCACCATGTACCGGCACATGGAGAAGCACAACTACGAGAGCGCGGCCGAGGCCATCCAGGCCGTGCGGGACAA CAAGCTGCACGCCTTCATCTGGGACTCCGCGGTGCTGGAGTTTGAGGCCTCGCAGAAGTGCGACCTGGTGACCACGGGCGAGCTGTTCTTCCGCTCGGGCTTCGGCATCGGCATGCGCAAGGACAGCCCCTGGAAGCAGAACGtgtccctgtccatcctcaa GTCCCATGAGAATGGCTTCATGGAAGACCTGGACAAGACGTGGGTTCGGTATCAGGAGTGTGACTCACGCAGCAACGCTCCTGCGACCCTCACCTTCGAGAACATGGCAG GGGTCTTCATGCTGGTGGCTGGGGGCATCGTGGCTGGGATCTTCTTGATTTTCATCGAGATCGCCTACAAGCGGCACAAGGATGCTCGCAGGAAGCAGATGCAGCTGGCCTTTGCAGCGGTGAATGTGTGGAGGAAGAACCTGCAG GATAGAAAGAGTGGTAGAGCAGAGCCCGACCCTAAAAAGAAAGCCACATTTAGGGCTATCACCTCCACCCTGGCTTCCAGCTTCAAGAGACGTAGGTCCTCCAAAGACACG AGCACCGGGGGTGGACGCGGCGCTTTGCAAAACCAAAAAGACACGGTGCTGCCGCGACGCGCTATTGAGAGGGAGGAGGGCCAGCTGCAGCTGTGTTCCCGTCATAGGGAGAGCTGA